In Lapillicoccus jejuensis, the DNA window TGGCCAACCCGGCGCGCACCCTCGCCGAGGTGGTCCGGCGGACCGCGCCGCGGCCCGGTGACGTCGTTCCTGGCGCTGCTGCGCTTGCGGTCCGGCGGGGCGCGGACCTGCATCGACGCCGCCGTCGTCGTCCGGCGCGGCGAGCACGTGGGGCCGTGGCAGGCCGCCGAGCGGCTGGCCGAGCACACCGCCCGCCCGGCGGGCACCCTGCCCCTTGTCGCCGGCCACGAACCGGTGCGACCAAGTCATTCGTCACGGTCGTGTGCCGGGAGGGGCGGGTCGTCCCGGGTCCGGCCGAGACGGTGTGGAAGCTGGCGTGGCTGCGCGCCGCCGACGTCGGCGCCGCGATGGGCGGGGACATCTACGTCCTCACCCCGCACGGGTGGACGGGCTGCCTCGACACCCGGGCCGGGCACCCGCCCGGCGCTCCCCCCGCCGCGGCTGAGCGCCGTGCGGTGACCCCTGGTGCGCCGCCGACCCGTGTCGCAGAACGAGGACACCCAGTCCTTCCGTCCCGCGATCCGGCCGGGGTTACCGTCGTGGCCAGGCTGGAAGGAGGGCGATGGCGCCCACGGAGGACTCGCTGCTCCCGCGACGCGCACGCTCGCCGTACGTCGCCCGGCGGAGCCGGGTCGCCGCCCTCTCCCCCCGGCTGCTGGCCTCGTGGCGGCGCAGCGAGGACTACGGGGTCGACCTCGAGGAGGTCGAGCCGGTCTGGTCCGGCACGTCCGGCGCGGCCGCCGGCGATTCGCTCTTCTTCGAGTGCGGCGCCGAGGTGCTCACCGGTCTGCACCGCACCCTCGCCAACGAGCCGATCAGCCTCATGCTCACCGACGCCGACGGTCTGGTCCTCAACCGCCTCAGCGGCGACACCTCGCTGCTGCGGGCCCTGGACCGGGTCCACCTCGCCCCCGGCTTCGCCTTCTCCGAGCGCGAGGCCGGCACCAACGGTTGGGGATGGCCCTGGCCGACCGCACGCCCAGCCTGGTCCGCGCGGAGGAGCACTACTCGGCCAGCCTGTGCACCTACACCTGCGCCGCCGTCCCCGTCCTCGACCCGCTGTCGGGGATGCTCGAGGGGTCGGTCAACATCACGACGTGGGCGCGTTCCTCGAGCGACCTGCTGCTCGCCCTGGCCCAGTCGGCGGCGGGCACGACCTCGGCGCTGATGCTCGCCCGCTCGCAGGGACGGCGCTCGCGCCCGCAGCCGCGCGGTGGCGTGTTCCGGGTGCAGAACGCGCGGCTCGAGCCGGCCGCCGGCACCATCCGCGAGATGTCGGCCGCGTGGAGCGAGGCCCTCGCCGCGGCCACCCGCGCCGTCGAGGACGGCAAGGTCGTCGCCGCCGTCGGCGAGCCCGGCTCGGGCCGGGCCACCCTCCTCGCGCAGGCCTTCCGGCGCGCCCGGCCCCGAGACCGCATCCTCAGCGCCGCCGTCCCCGCGCCGGAGGACGTCGAGCGCTGGCTGTCCCTGTGGACGCCCGAGCTGGGCAAGGAGCACACCGCCGTCATCGTCGAGGGCGCCGACTCGCTCCCGGCGTGGGGGGCGCAGACGCTGCACGACCGCGCCGTGGCCGCCCGCACCACGATGCCGGACACCCCCGCCGCGCAGCGGGTGCTGCCCTGGGCGGCGACCGCCGAGCGGCTGGACGAGGTGCCGCTCGTCCTGCGGGCGCTCGTCGACACCGTCGTCGAGGTGCCGTCGCTGCGCGACCGACCCGCCGACGTCCTGCCCCTGGCCCGGTACGCCGCGCACAACACGCGCGCCCGCGAGGTCGGGTTCACCCCAGCGGCGGAGCGCGCGCTCACCACCTACGGCTGGCCGGGGAACGTCGACGAGCTGTTCGCCGTCGTCCACGACGCCGCGATGCGCTCCGACACGGTCGACGTGCGCCACCTGCCCGGCCGGGTCCTCGGCGGCGCGAGCGCACCCACCGTCGGACGGATCGAGCAGTTCGAGCGCGAGGAGATCGCCCGCCTGCTCGCCCAGCCGGGCAAGACGATGAAGGACGTCGCCGCCGAGCTCGGGATGAGCCGGGCGACGCTCTACCGCAAGATCTCGCAGTACGGGTTGAGCTCGACCCGCTGACCGCCCGGGACGGCGTCGAGCCCCCGCCCCGGTGGGGACGAGGGCTCGACGGGCAGGACGCCGTACGGCGGCGGGTCAGGCGACCCGCTGCTGCGGCGAGTTCTCCACCGTCTTGCCCGGGTCGCGCTCGACGAGGTCGCCGAGGGCGTCGTCGATCCGCTGCATCAGCTCCGGCTCGAGGGTGACGCCGGCGGCCTTGACGTTCTCCCCGACCTGCTCGGGGCGCGAGGCCCCGACGAGGGCGGCGGAGACGTTCGGGTTCTGCAGGACCCACGCCACGGCGAGCTGGGCCATGCTCAGGCCGGCGTCGTCGGCGACCGGCTTGAGCTTCTGGACGCGGGTGAGGGTCTCGTCGTTCATGAACCGCTGGATCATGTCGGCGCCGCCCTTCTCGTCGGCGGCGCGCGACCCGGCCGGCGGCTGCTCGCCCGGG includes these proteins:
- a CDS encoding helix-turn-helix domain-containing protein translates to MALADRTPSLVRAEEHYSASLCTYTCAAVPVLDPLSGMLEGSVNITTWARSSSDLLLALAQSAAGTTSALMLARSQGRRSRPQPRGGVFRVQNARLEPAAGTIREMSAAWSEALAAATRAVEDGKVVAAVGEPGSGRATLLAQAFRRARPRDRILSAAVPAPEDVERWLSLWTPELGKEHTAVIVEGADSLPAWGAQTLHDRAVAARTTMPDTPAAQRVLPWAATAERLDEVPLVLRALVDTVVEVPSLRDRPADVLPLARYAAHNTRAREVGFTPAAERALTTYGWPGNVDELFAVVHDAAMRSDTVDVRHLPGRVLGGASAPTVGRIEQFEREEIARLLAQPGKTMKDVAAELGMSRATLYRKISQYGLSSTR